One Glycine max cultivar Williams 82 chromosome 3, Glycine_max_v4.0, whole genome shotgun sequence DNA window includes the following coding sequences:
- the LOC100805390 gene encoding NADH--cytochrome b5 reductase 1 has translation MDFLQAQENQILVGVAVAVVAIGLGAVYLYSSKKTKGCLDPENFKAFKLVKRAQLSHNVAKFTFALPTPTSVLGLPIGQHISCRGKDAQGEEVIKPYTPTTLDSDVGHFELVIKMYPQGRMSHHFREMRVGDYLSVKGPKGRFKYQPGEVRAFGMLAGGSGITPMFQVARAILENPNDRTKVHLIYANVTYEDILLKEELDGLASNYPDRFKIYYVLNQPPEVWDGGEGFVSKEMIQTHCPAPAQDIKILRCGPPPMNKAMAAHLEALGYASEMQFQF, from the exons ATGGATTTCTTGCAAGCACAAGAAAATCAGATACTTGTGGGTGTGGCCGTGGCCGTTGTAGCCATTGGGCTTGGTGCAGTATATCTCTATTCATCCAAGAAGACCAAAG GTTGCTTGGACCCAGAGAACTTTAAGGCATTCAAACTTGTTAAGCGTGCACAGCTGAGCCATAATGTTGCAAAGTTCACATTTGCACTCCCAACACCTACATCTGTTTTGGGTCTTCCAATTGGGCAACACATAAGTTGCAG GGGTAAAGATGCTCAAGGTGAAGAGGTTATCAAACCATATACTCCTACTACTTTGGATTCCGATGTTGGACATTTTGAACTAGTTATTAAG ATGTACCCACAAGGAAGGATGTCACACCATTTCCGTGAGATGCGTGTTGGTGACTACCTTTCCGTGAAAGGACCTAAG GGACGTTTCAAGTACCAACCTGGCGAGGTTAGGGCTTTTGGGATGCTTGCTGGAGGGTCTGGAATCACCCCAATGTTCCAA GTTGCCAGAGCTATATTAGAAAACCCTAATGACAGGACCAAAGTACATCTTATCTATGCCAATGTTACGTATGAGGACATTCTTTTGAAG GAAGAGCTGGACGGTCTTGCTTCTAACTATCCAGATCGATTCAAAATATACTATGTGTTAAATCAG CCTCCTGAGGTATGGGATGGTGGTGAAGGATTTGTGTCAAAGGAGATGATTCAAACCCATTGCCCTGCTCCAGCACAAGATATTAAG ATATTGAGATGTGGCCCACCACCTATGAACAAGGCCATGGCTGCACACCTTGAAGCCCTTGGATATGCTTCTGAGATGCAGTTCCAGTTCTGA